One window of Marinomonas primoryensis genomic DNA carries:
- a CDS encoding DUF1127 domain-containing protein — MLVFSLFVHFQHCVKRYQTRKVLASLTAQQLMDIGMTKERQQAELSQASFKGVLCDMMVKVKKRGRML; from the coding sequence ATGCTAGTCTTTAGCTTATTTGTTCACTTTCAACATTGCGTGAAGCGTTACCAGACCCGCAAAGTTTTGGCTTCTTTAACGGCTCAACAACTGATGGATATTGGTATGACAAAGGAGCGCCAACAAGCTGAATTATCACAAGCATCCTTTAAAGGCGTTCTATGCGATATGATGGTTAAAGTTAAAAAAAGAGGGCGGATGTTATGA
- a CDS encoding efflux RND transporter periplasmic adaptor subunit, with translation MKRFSLWITLTLALISISGVYFYITSAIEAQNNKVRQPRPEAKEQALEISVIDAKLGSYAAEIKASGLVKPRYSLTITSQVSGEVIQISDQFESGQIVKKGLLLATLKNTELTSLVASAKKSVASAELALKEENRQGEQARAEWKASGFTETPDSDLVLREPQLAAVQAELDSAKAALMNAQNNLKNTKLTAPFDALVVERTISPGSYLSSGSDIGTLYSIDRAEIKIDLSNSDWLKLPDTQTLLKSNWPVTIANIDDKTNWQGTILSVGLHVDETTRMRSLTIGLNKPLEHTPPLIPGSFVAITLKGKLLDNLWRLPNTALSQKSEIWYLDEDNRLAAFETTPRFVDSKYVYIQVPKAMQNSPYQILIQPYNSYIKGTLVAPINTTTTSVKGNNP, from the coding sequence ATGAAACGGTTTTCACTCTGGATTACGTTAACTTTGGCTCTAATCTCCATTTCGGGCGTGTATTTCTACATTACCAGCGCCATAGAAGCTCAAAATAATAAAGTGCGACAACCTCGCCCTGAAGCTAAGGAGCAGGCATTAGAAATATCCGTCATAGACGCAAAACTAGGCTCCTACGCTGCCGAGATAAAAGCATCAGGATTAGTCAAACCACGATATTCTCTGACCATTACCAGTCAAGTGAGTGGTGAAGTTATACAGATTTCAGATCAATTTGAATCGGGTCAAATTGTAAAAAAAGGTCTTCTTTTAGCGACGCTCAAAAATACTGAACTGACGAGTCTCGTTGCCAGTGCAAAAAAATCTGTGGCCAGTGCAGAACTCGCATTAAAAGAAGAGAATCGCCAGGGAGAACAAGCCAGAGCGGAATGGAAGGCATCAGGGTTTACTGAAACGCCAGATTCCGATCTTGTATTACGTGAACCTCAATTAGCCGCTGTTCAAGCCGAATTAGACTCAGCAAAAGCCGCGCTAATGAATGCACAAAACAATTTAAAAAACACCAAGCTAACCGCACCGTTTGATGCATTGGTCGTTGAACGCACTATTTCACCAGGATCGTATTTAAGCTCTGGTAGCGACATTGGCACTCTTTACAGTATTGATCGCGCTGAAATAAAAATCGATTTATCCAACAGCGACTGGTTAAAACTACCGGATACTCAAACACTGCTTAAATCCAATTGGCCAGTCACCATTGCCAACATTGATGACAAGACTAACTGGCAAGGGACAATCCTCAGTGTTGGGCTTCATGTTGATGAAACCACTCGCATGCGTAGCCTCACTATTGGTTTAAATAAACCACTAGAACACACGCCACCGCTTATCCCTGGATCGTTTGTTGCCATCACGTTAAAAGGCAAGCTGCTTGATAACCTATGGCGTTTGCCAAATACTGCATTGAGCCAAAAAAGCGAAATCTGGTATCTTGATGAAGACAACCGACTCGCAGCATTTGAAACCACACCTCGCTTTGTCGACTCGAAGTACGTCTATATTCAAGTACCAAAAGCCATGCAAAACAGCCCTTATCAAATACTCATTCAGCCTTATAACAGCTACATAAAAGGCACTCTTGTAGCCCCTATCAATACAACAACCACATCGGTAAAAGGCAATAACCCATGA
- a CDS encoding GIY-YIG nuclease family protein — protein MTINANVQEDKSVISDNEWSLYMIKTRMNTLYTGISTDVDRRFKEHSGASKRAARYLKGKGPLELVWHEAVGTKSEALVLEYRVKKLNKRQKLSLIEGELVLHSLREECLS, from the coding sequence GTGACAATAAACGCAAACGTGCAAGAAGATAAAAGTGTCATCAGTGATAATGAGTGGAGTCTTTATATGATTAAAACGCGTATGAACACACTTTATACGGGTATTAGTACGGATGTTGATCGACGTTTTAAGGAGCATTCAGGTGCCAGTAAACGAGCGGCTCGATACCTAAAAGGCAAAGGCCCATTGGAGCTGGTGTGGCATGAAGCGGTTGGCACAAAAAGTGAGGCTTTGGTTTTAGAGTATCGAGTGAAGAAACTGAATAAACGTCAAAAATTGAGTCTCATTGAAGGAGAACTTGTTTTACATTCTTTACGTGAAGAGTGTCTTTCTTAA
- a CDS encoding TolC family protein has product MLNPSVLNVGVLCLSLLLTACSSNEKREDFAGLAQNELSTVSNIKSSQWHEMNNVATVSHLTDLIADPQLDDLIAKALEANPSLQKTQLTLQASLWSIKSQHGDSLPSVEAGFSGSKTEGSNASYKANLSISWEADLWQKLAKAEQAATKTLASDEALYQASRDTLVANVIKSWLAITAKQHTIDIEQKRLTLLDANEKLILKRFRNGLGDLEALDESRTSVSQSKADLVEYQENLAIEIRNLQLYLGSNESLSYIANATYPDVSLSFQGLPLQNLQRRPDLKAAYLAIEAADLNTSVAYKDMLPSISLSATLSDTAESPSAALFGSPIWSLLAQITQPLYQGGQLKAAAEIAKLKTAQAYQDYRDTLLTAVNEVENTLGQERVLSLQKQHIHDALTSSKKNLSQYEKKYRTGLIEISDLIDAQTTMYDLEAQLDDIIYQHLSNRVDLGLALGLGANE; this is encoded by the coding sequence ATGCTCAACCCGTCTGTATTAAACGTAGGGGTACTTTGCCTCAGTTTGTTATTAACCGCCTGTAGCAGTAACGAAAAACGCGAAGACTTTGCTGGTTTAGCCCAAAATGAACTCAGTACAGTGAGCAATATCAAATCCTCACAGTGGCATGAAATGAATAACGTCGCTACCGTTAGCCACTTAACCGATTTAATAGCGGACCCACAATTAGACGACCTCATTGCAAAAGCGCTGGAAGCAAACCCGAGCCTACAAAAAACTCAGCTGACATTACAAGCCAGCTTATGGAGCATAAAAAGCCAACATGGCGATTCATTACCCAGCGTAGAAGCTGGTTTTTCTGGTAGTAAAACCGAAGGAAGTAATGCGAGTTATAAAGCGAATTTAAGCATTAGCTGGGAAGCCGATTTATGGCAAAAATTAGCAAAAGCAGAACAGGCCGCGACGAAAACACTGGCCAGTGACGAAGCGCTTTATCAAGCCAGTCGAGACACTTTGGTCGCCAACGTCATCAAATCTTGGCTTGCCATTACCGCCAAACAACACACCATTGATATTGAGCAAAAACGCTTAACCTTATTAGACGCAAACGAAAAACTGATCCTTAAACGCTTCCGAAATGGTCTTGGGGATTTAGAAGCACTAGATGAATCTCGCACATCTGTTTCTCAGTCCAAAGCCGACCTTGTGGAATACCAAGAAAACCTAGCCATCGAAATACGTAACCTACAACTTTACTTAGGCAGTAATGAATCTCTCAGTTATATTGCAAACGCGACATATCCCGATGTCAGCCTGTCTTTTCAAGGGTTACCACTACAAAATCTTCAGCGCCGACCCGACTTAAAAGCAGCCTATTTAGCCATTGAAGCTGCCGATTTAAACACCTCCGTGGCGTATAAAGACATGCTGCCTAGCATCAGTTTAAGTGCCACATTAAGCGATACCGCTGAGTCCCCAAGTGCCGCGTTATTTGGTTCGCCTATTTGGTCATTACTCGCACAAATCACCCAGCCACTTTATCAAGGCGGACAGCTAAAAGCCGCCGCCGAAATTGCCAAGCTGAAAACAGCTCAGGCCTATCAAGACTATCGTGACACTCTACTCACCGCCGTGAATGAGGTCGAAAATACCCTCGGACAAGAGCGAGTATTGTCATTGCAAAAACAACACATCCATGACGCCCTAACCAGTTCAAAGAAAAACCTCAGTCAATATGAGAAAAAATACCGAACTGGTCTAATCGAGATTAGCGATTTGATTGATGCACAAACCACCATGTATGACTTAGAAGCACAACTTGACGATATTATTTATCAACATCTATCAAACCGAGTCGATTTAGGGCTCGCATTAGGGCTTGGAGCAAACGAATAA
- a CDS encoding efflux RND transporter permease subunit, with product MSPIDNQYKGIIPWFANNPVAANLLLILMITLGVMNMGSINKEAFPSLSPNRVAISISNDSGSAKENEEGIAIPIEQALQGTSGIKNITTSSTASSTQVSIEMLDGYNIDTLMDDVKDDVDQITSFPDNADPAVVSKATREEHSIWIQLYGQADRRTLQKLTDELESDLLASEDISATSISGWLDPTMMVEIDKNKLESYELTLTDIATAINAESSTAKVATLRNEDIYLTISASEQAYIKSQFLQIPIKTTANGGKLLLSDIATIRDVFDEDEFVLSRFNRQNSLAIQVLTTGSSDISNSVVAAKAVIQDWQDSGRLPPNVTLGTWYDRSESINQRLELMIENAITGVLLVFILLAIFLNITVAFWVAMGLPFIFFGTLFFMGTENVGLTLNMFTTFGFIMALGIVVDDAVVVGESVYTVRSKEGDTLGSTIKGTMIVAIPTLFGVFTTVAAFWALSNIEGRLGQLYSQFAIVVAICLILSVIESKIILPAHLAHINTRKSTSTNPIAKVWAMIQRGADNGLQWFSDRIYKPSIDVALNHRYAVFLFFIAVFLLVMSMPFTGAIRISFFPQIPGDTVRGSLTMNNDVSYGQTSRVLLTLEDAAYQADIALRSDTAEHRRSKSNSDEPSPEKPIEDRSTVKKTPQPKGEIAIKNLQVTSSDDQSGNIRIELITDRPYTSAQFATKWQQLSGMPEGVKNLRIRSARESVDALRIELRGNDASVLNGAMLELLKQLETLPAVTGIEQNTDPTESRLVLKLNEQGRLLGLSTSDLASQVSTNFDGQVVQEYQRDNAEVEVRLGYPNDQQESPSAVMNTKISLEDGTRIPLSSVATLSQEEAETTIVRIDGKRSLYLSAEVDKDEMSSTEVVEYLEKAVVPQIKRQFSGVSVHFSGEAEQRAETQSSMSEMFLIALLIIYGLLAIPLKSYSQPIIIMMAIPFGIIGALLGHWMNNLTLGILSLNGILALSGVVVNDSLLLVSRFNDLRHETSHVKKAISIACRSRLRAVLLTSFTTFAGLIPILWETSRQAQMLIPAAVSLAYGILFATVITLILVPVLLMIKEDIHELVARLKKQTSTTSEPLQGSN from the coding sequence ATGAGCCCTATCGATAATCAATACAAAGGCATTATTCCGTGGTTCGCTAATAACCCTGTTGCGGCAAACCTATTATTAATCCTCATGATCACGCTTGGCGTGATGAACATGGGTTCGATTAATAAAGAAGCTTTCCCAAGTTTATCGCCAAACCGTGTCGCGATTTCTATTAGTAACGACAGCGGTTCCGCGAAAGAAAATGAAGAAGGCATAGCCATACCGATTGAGCAAGCACTGCAGGGAACGTCTGGCATTAAGAACATCACCACTTCGTCAACAGCAAGTTCCACACAAGTCAGCATCGAAATGCTCGACGGTTACAACATAGATACCTTGATGGATGATGTAAAAGACGATGTAGATCAAATCACCTCTTTTCCTGACAACGCCGATCCGGCCGTCGTTTCTAAAGCGACACGTGAAGAACACTCCATCTGGATTCAGTTGTATGGTCAGGCCGATCGTCGCACCTTGCAGAAGCTCACCGATGAATTGGAATCCGATTTACTTGCAAGTGAAGACATCAGCGCCACGTCTATTTCCGGTTGGTTAGATCCCACCATGATGGTGGAAATCGATAAAAACAAACTCGAATCTTATGAGCTGACATTAACCGACATCGCCACCGCCATTAATGCAGAATCCTCGACAGCAAAAGTGGCCACACTGCGCAACGAAGACATTTATTTAACCATCAGCGCCTCCGAGCAAGCATATATAAAAAGCCAGTTTTTACAAATACCCATAAAAACCACCGCCAACGGTGGCAAACTTTTACTGAGTGACATCGCCACAATACGTGATGTTTTTGATGAAGATGAATTCGTTCTGTCTCGCTTTAATCGACAAAACAGCTTGGCCATTCAAGTGCTCACCACAGGTAGCAGTGACATATCCAATTCTGTTGTTGCGGCTAAAGCGGTGATTCAAGATTGGCAAGACAGTGGTCGGTTGCCTCCCAACGTCACACTCGGCACTTGGTATGACCGCAGTGAATCCATTAACCAGCGATTAGAGTTAATGATAGAAAACGCGATTACTGGCGTTTTGTTAGTGTTTATTTTGTTGGCCATTTTCTTAAACATTACCGTGGCATTCTGGGTCGCCATGGGGTTGCCGTTTATATTTTTTGGCACATTATTTTTTATGGGCACAGAAAATGTCGGTCTGACACTCAACATGTTTACCACCTTTGGTTTTATTATGGCATTAGGGATTGTCGTCGACGATGCTGTGGTGGTAGGTGAAAGTGTTTATACCGTGCGATCCAAAGAAGGCGACACGCTCGGCAGCACAATCAAAGGCACTATGATTGTGGCAATTCCGACTTTATTTGGCGTCTTCACCACGGTCGCTGCTTTTTGGGCACTCTCCAACATTGAAGGTCGTTTGGGGCAACTGTACTCCCAATTCGCCATTGTGGTCGCCATCTGCCTAATACTCTCGGTGATTGAATCTAAGATCATTTTGCCCGCGCATTTGGCGCACATTAATACCCGAAAATCGACCAGTACGAATCCTATTGCCAAAGTATGGGCAATGATTCAACGTGGCGCAGACAATGGTTTGCAGTGGTTTAGTGACCGCATTTACAAGCCCAGTATCGACGTTGCGCTTAATCACCGATACGCGGTTTTTTTGTTTTTTATCGCGGTATTTCTACTCGTTATGTCAATGCCATTCACTGGCGCGATTCGTATTAGCTTTTTCCCTCAAATTCCTGGGGACACCGTTCGCGGCAGCCTGACAATGAACAACGATGTCAGCTATGGGCAAACCAGCCGTGTGTTACTCACCCTAGAAGACGCCGCTTACCAAGCGGACATAGCGTTGCGAAGCGACACAGCAGAGCACCGTCGATCTAAATCTAATTCAGATGAGCCTTCTCCGGAAAAGCCAATAGAAGATCGCTCTACCGTGAAAAAAACGCCGCAACCCAAAGGCGAGATCGCCATAAAGAACCTTCAAGTAACCTCTAGTGATGATCAGTCCGGTAATATTCGAATCGAATTAATAACGGATAGACCTTACACCTCTGCACAATTTGCCACCAAATGGCAACAGTTATCTGGTATGCCAGAAGGCGTGAAAAACTTGCGTATTCGAAGCGCTCGCGAAAGCGTCGATGCGCTTAGAATCGAGCTCAGAGGAAACGACGCAAGCGTACTAAATGGCGCCATGTTGGAATTATTAAAGCAACTTGAAACGCTACCAGCGGTCACAGGAATAGAACAAAACACCGATCCAACCGAATCTCGCCTGGTCTTGAAACTAAACGAACAAGGTCGTTTATTGGGGTTATCGACCAGCGACCTAGCGTCTCAAGTCTCTACTAACTTCGATGGTCAGGTGGTGCAAGAATACCAGCGCGACAACGCCGAAGTGGAAGTGCGTTTGGGTTACCCTAACGATCAACAAGAATCGCCTTCTGCGGTCATGAACACCAAAATATCGCTAGAAGATGGAACTCGCATACCGCTGTCTTCTGTCGCCACGTTATCACAAGAAGAAGCCGAAACGACGATTGTTCGTATTGACGGTAAGCGCTCGTTGTACTTATCCGCCGAAGTTGATAAAGACGAAATGTCTTCTACTGAGGTCGTGGAATATTTGGAAAAAGCCGTTGTGCCACAAATAAAACGCCAGTTTTCTGGTGTGTCCGTGCACTTCTCTGGGGAAGCAGAACAAAGGGCTGAAACACAGTCTTCTATGTCTGAGATGTTCCTCATTGCGCTGTTGATTATTTATGGTTTATTGGCGATTCCTCTTAAATCTTACAGCCAACCAATTATTATCATGATGGCAATTCCATTCGGTATCATTGGGGCATTGTTAGGCCATTGGATGAATAACTTAACCTTAGGCATCCTTTCCCTTAACGGCATTTTGGCGCTCAGTGGTGTGGTGGTAAATGACAGCTTATTACTCGTTTCCCGTTTTAACGATTTACGCCATGAAACCAGCCACGTCAAAAAAGCCATTAGCATTGCGTGTCGCAGTCGTCTACGAGCCGTGTTACTGACCTCATTCACCACCTTTGCAGGCTTAATCCCCATTCTTTGGGAAACCTCAAGACAAGCACAAATGCTGATTCCTGCCGCCGTATCTTTGGCGTACGGCATCCTGTTTGCGACCGTCATTACACTGATACTTGTTCCAGTACTCTTGATGATCAAAGAAGACATTCATGAGCTTGTCGCTCGTTTAAAGAAACAAACGTCAACAACTTCTGAACCTCTTCAAGGCAGTAACTAA
- a CDS encoding PLP-dependent aminotransferase family protein has translation MTLYQNLANRLREHIQHGFFKPGEKLPSVRQLAQEHGVSISTVQEAYRQLEQDFLVEARPKSGYFVCFRKKDNLPSISRPPQRPLEVSQWEEVLNMLMIRSNNKGVQLQHAMPDMAAPTLKPLLKTLADLSKQKPELGLGYADIRGIEELRTQLCRLTVASGCQLHPDDLVVTSGCQEALSVCLRAVTEPGDIIAIESPSFYGSMQAIKAANLKAMEIPTHPETGISLEALELALDQWPIKAIFVTPTCNNPMGYTMPEDKKEQLYRLAQSYDIAIIEDDIYGDISYQFPRPKTIKSFDTDGRVLLCSSFSKTIAPGMRVGWIAPGRYRDKVTHIKYVSSSMCPVLPQLAIAKFIRLGGYTKHIRQMRQRYEKQRDHLLNAIKTYLPNDTKVSYPDGSFILWVELNPCIDSMALVERCREEGVGFAPGPLFSATGKYRNCFRLNFSEQSMEKREWAIKTLATILLSFEQP, from the coding sequence ATGACACTCTATCAAAATCTCGCCAACCGTTTACGAGAACACATACAGCATGGCTTTTTCAAACCAGGCGAAAAACTGCCTTCTGTTCGACAGTTAGCTCAAGAACATGGTGTCAGCATTTCTACTGTACAAGAAGCCTATCGACAGCTTGAACAAGACTTCCTTGTCGAGGCTCGACCCAAATCGGGCTATTTTGTCTGCTTTAGAAAAAAAGATAACTTACCCAGTATTTCAAGACCGCCACAACGCCCTCTGGAAGTTTCACAGTGGGAAGAAGTCCTCAATATGCTCATGATTCGCAGCAACAACAAGGGCGTGCAGTTACAACATGCCATGCCGGATATGGCCGCACCGACACTGAAGCCTTTGCTAAAAACCTTAGCTGACCTTTCTAAGCAAAAACCAGAGTTAGGCTTGGGCTATGCGGATATTCGAGGAATCGAAGAATTGCGCACACAACTTTGTCGTCTCACGGTTGCGTCTGGCTGCCAACTGCATCCAGATGATTTGGTGGTAACATCAGGCTGCCAAGAAGCGCTGTCTGTTTGCTTAAGAGCGGTCACCGAGCCCGGCGACATTATCGCCATAGAGTCCCCCAGCTTTTATGGTTCCATGCAAGCCATCAAAGCTGCCAATCTCAAAGCGATGGAAATCCCTACACACCCAGAAACGGGCATCAGTTTAGAAGCGCTAGAACTAGCATTAGATCAATGGCCGATCAAAGCCATTTTTGTCACCCCTACGTGTAATAACCCTATGGGTTACACCATGCCTGAAGACAAAAAAGAGCAACTGTATCGACTGGCACAAAGTTATGATATTGCCATTATAGAAGACGACATTTATGGCGATATTTCCTATCAATTCCCTAGACCGAAAACCATAAAATCCTTTGATACTGATGGACGCGTCCTTTTATGCTCATCTTTTTCGAAGACCATCGCGCCCGGCATGCGCGTTGGTTGGATCGCACCGGGTCGTTACCGAGATAAAGTCACCCACATAAAATACGTGAGCAGCTCTATGTGTCCTGTTCTACCTCAACTCGCCATTGCAAAATTCATTCGTTTAGGCGGCTACACAAAACACATACGTCAAATGAGGCAGCGCTATGAGAAGCAAAGAGACCACTTATTGAATGCGATAAAAACCTATTTACCCAACGACACAAAGGTCAGTTACCCTGATGGCAGCTTTATTTTATGGGTGGAGCTTAACCCCTGTATTGACAGTATGGCGCTAGTGGAACGCTGTCGTGAAGAAGGTGTTGGCTTTGCCCCTGGTCCATTATTTTCGGCGACAGGAAAATACCGCAACTGTTTTCGTCTCAACTTCAGCGAACAAAGTATGGAAAAGCGTGAATGGGCCATTAAAACCTTGGCAACCATTTTACTAAGTTTCGAACAACCTTAA
- a CDS encoding Lrp/AsnC family transcriptional regulator: MHLDEIDLQLLALIQSNDSISTESMAQQVGLSKTPCWRRVQKLEQAGFIKRRVALLDAEKLGLGVSVFVQVKTNQHDVNWAEEFARVVADFPEVVEFYRMAGEYDYLLRVLVKDIPAYDKFYKRLISATALTDVTSNFAMEQIKWTTQLPLPRFKE; encoded by the coding sequence ATGCACTTAGATGAGATAGATTTGCAACTACTTGCTTTAATACAAAGCAATGATAGTATTTCAACAGAGTCCATGGCGCAGCAAGTTGGCTTGTCAAAAACGCCTTGCTGGCGACGAGTTCAAAAGCTAGAACAAGCCGGTTTTATTAAACGTCGCGTCGCACTGCTGGACGCCGAGAAGCTTGGTCTTGGTGTTTCCGTGTTTGTACAAGTGAAGACCAATCAGCATGACGTCAATTGGGCTGAAGAATTTGCTCGCGTTGTAGCAGATTTTCCCGAAGTGGTTGAATTTTATCGCATGGCAGGGGAATACGACTACTTATTACGTGTGCTGGTGAAAGACATTCCAGCGTACGACAAATTTTATAAACGATTAATTAGCGCTACCGCACTCACCGATGTCACCTCCAATTTCGCTATGGAGCAGATCAAATGGACAACTCAGTTGCCTTTGCCACGCTTCAAAGAATAA
- a CDS encoding VOC family protein: MISHFDHIVLTVADIDRAVLFYKTVLKMEPITFANGRRAVQFGQQKINFQLLGQELRNHAMEGSGDLCLITNWTIADVVGHLKSCKVTILEGPVSKSGAQGPIQSVYFNDPDNNLVEVSVYDETSKPSSDLSEAE; this comes from the coding sequence ATGATTAGTCATTTCGATCATATTGTGTTGACGGTGGCAGACATAGATAGAGCGGTGCTTTTTTACAAAACCGTTTTGAAAATGGAACCTATTACCTTTGCTAATGGACGTCGAGCCGTGCAATTTGGTCAGCAAAAAATCAACTTTCAGTTGCTTGGGCAAGAACTTCGAAACCACGCAATGGAAGGCTCGGGCGATTTATGCCTTATTACTAACTGGACCATCGCTGACGTCGTTGGCCATTTGAAGTCCTGTAAAGTGACAATTCTAGAAGGCCCCGTGAGTAAATCTGGTGCACAAGGGCCGATCCAATCTGTGTATTTTAATGATCCCGACAACAACCTTGTTGAAGTTAGTGTTTATGACGAGACAAGCAAACCCTCTAGTGATCTGTCAGAAGCTGAGTAA
- a CDS encoding LysE family translocator, whose translation MMDVSFFIALAMFAFVTSVTPGPNNIMLLASGAQFGFRRTLPHMLGIVLGVATLLLSVLLGLGTLFSVYPPLYDLLKWVGCGYLLWLAWKIGSAPVGNLETKKAPSSPMAWWQALLFQYVNPKAWMMAIGCVSSFAIAGDLYAQSGFWMIVLFAAVGFPAISIWAWAGVRVRQWLTDQKRQKIFNYCMGIATASTLLLIIGN comes from the coding sequence ATGATGGATGTCTCTTTTTTTATCGCACTTGCTATGTTTGCTTTTGTGACATCGGTCACGCCTGGACCTAATAACATTATGTTATTGGCGTCCGGTGCGCAGTTTGGCTTTCGTCGAACTTTACCGCATATGTTAGGTATCGTGTTGGGTGTCGCGACCTTGTTGCTGTCTGTTTTACTCGGGTTAGGAACACTGTTTAGCGTGTATCCGCCGTTGTATGATTTACTCAAATGGGTGGGTTGTGGTTATTTACTGTGGCTTGCGTGGAAAATTGGCAGTGCGCCAGTGGGAAATCTAGAAACCAAGAAAGCACCTTCTTCACCGATGGCGTGGTGGCAAGCTTTGTTATTTCAATATGTGAACCCAAAAGCTTGGATGATGGCGATTGGTTGTGTGAGTTCGTTTGCGATTGCGGGTGATTTGTACGCTCAATCCGGCTTCTGGATGATTGTTTTGTTTGCTGCTGTGGGCTTTCCGGCTATTTCTATTTGGGCTTGGGCTGGTGTGAGAGTTCGACAGTGGCTAACGGATCAAAAGCGGCAGAAAATTTTTAATTATTGTATGGGCATTGCTACGGCTTCAACGCTGTTGCTCATTATTGGTAATTAA